Proteins encoded within one genomic window of Leucoraja erinacea ecotype New England chromosome 24, Leri_hhj_1, whole genome shotgun sequence:
- the LOC129708711 gene encoding LOW QUALITY PROTEIN: junctional adhesion molecule A-like (The sequence of the model RefSeq protein was modified relative to this genomic sequence to represent the inferred CDS: substituted 2 bases at 2 genomic stop codons), with protein sequence MASPWLVLLVLLGGQVSLSGSYQVTTRSPKVSVRAGAAADLYCQYSADFGDPRVEWKFKDLEGSFRLVYYNKQITDTYQGRVDFSPAALHFVKTQATDSGEYSCEATTPDGEYTDTVKVELVVQVPPGQPTANVPSSVVKGSMVQLQCTETTGYPPPTFRWYRNNVLMPEKSAASASFRNSTFTIQPGTGSXPSTQXNQADNGEYMCEASNGVGPPTKSSPLSLQVYESNVGGIVAGVIVALIILALIGVAIWFAYRKGYLGRKTSDKPKVIYSQPPADTTDDGDFRQKSSFVV encoded by the exons ATGGCTTCCCCTTGGCTTGTTTTGCTGGTTCTCCTGGGGGGACAAG TGTCTTTGAGTGGATCCTACCAAGTGACGACCCGCTCGCCTAAAGTGAGCGTGCGAGCTGGAGCAG CTGCCGACCTGTACTGTCAGTACTCTGCCGACTTTGGGGACCCCCGCGTGGAGTGGAAGTTCAAAGACCTGGAAGGATCCTTCCGTCTCGTCTACTACAACAAGCAGATCACTG ACACTTACCAGGGCCGTGTAGACTTCTCTCCCGCTGCTCTCCACTTTGTGAAGACTCAAGCGACAGACAGCGGTGAATACAGCTGTGAGGCGACCACACCCGACGGGGAATACACCGACACCGTCAAGGTCGAGCTCGTCGTGCAGG tccccccCGGGCAGCCCACGGCCAATGTGCCCTCCTCGGTGGTCAAGGGCAGCATGGTACAGCTGCAGTGCACGGAGACCACGGGCTACCCACCGCCCACCTTCCGCTGGTACCGCAACAACGTGTTGATGCCCGAGAAATCAGCTGCAAGTGCCAGCTTCCGCAACTCCACCTTCACCATCCAGCCTGGCACGGGGAGCTG ACCTTCGACCCAGTGAAATCAGGCAGACAATGGTGAATACATGTGTGAAGCCAGCAATGGGGTGGGGCCACCCACCAAGAGCTCCCCCCTCAGCCTGCAAGTGT ATGAAAGCAACGTGGGGGGCATCGTTGCCGGAGTGATCGTGGCCCTCATCATCCTGGCCCTCATCGGCGTCGCCATCTGGTTCGCCTATCGCAAGGGATACCTGGGAC GGAAAACAAG CGACAAGCCGAAGGTGATCTACAGCCAGCCGCCCGCAGACACGACCGACGAT GGTGACTTCAGACAGAAATCTTCGTTTGTTGTTTGA